GCCACCTCAGAGTTCCGGTAATATTAGTTGGCAGGCGTCTTTACGTCaacattgtgttttgatgtatttctgataCTTTTCCCCCATCTGTTTATctagaaatcaaagcctttacttatgccataaaataaaaaagtataccctAAGCGTTCATTTGACACCTCATTTGATATGCTCCTATGTACATCATGTTGGTGCTCGTGGGTCTTTTTTAGATGTAAATGCCCAGAACTAAAAAATACAGCTCCACACTGCTAATTACACCCCAACAGTGTTTAGATCCAACTGGTTTTTCATCAGGACTAATGTATTGTACGGGTCTTCCTAGGGAGCAGATTATGCGGGTGAAAGCAGAGAACGATACCATCCCTCTGTTGGTGGTGGGGAACAAGTCGGATCTGGAGGACCGCAGGCAGGTGTCGTTGGACGAGGTCCGGGCCAAGGCAGAGGAGTGGGGGGTGCAGTACGTGGAGACCTCAGCCAAGACACGAGCCAACGTTGACAAGGTATGTAACCAAACTTAAACATATGGTGCACTTCGCTACAGTAGGACTAGAAACCATACACCATGTCATTTCTTACTTAGGATTTCTACATttttagatggggggggggggggggattaggtTATAGAGATGTTTCAAGACATGGGATACCAGAAACGACAAGCAAGCATGATTTAAAAATAACCTTTACAGTAAATCAACTTTCAATGTAACTATATGGCTGAAATAATAACTGTCCATTCTTTTCAGGTGTTCTTTGATCTTATGAGGGAGGTGCGAAAAAAGAAAATGTCAGAGAGTAAAGACAAGGGTGGAAAAGAAGGCAAGATCAAGAAGGCTTTCAAATGTTGTCTGCTTTGATCTAGGCCAAACCTTTCAGTCAGACACACAGAGCCAAACCAGACCAGAGCCTCCGCAGCACAGTGGCATTAGTCCGGGACATGTTCATTGGGACAtactgtagcaaaatgttttgaaacCTTTTGCAATGGGGGGAAAAAgtgcgtttcttattggacaatatTTTATGTCTCCCTTTGGAGCATTTTCTTCAGTTTCTTGTCTACGGAACACAACCCAGATCTACAGATCCTTCCCTCTGAACTGAGCCTTCTGCCTTTAACACACGCATATCAAATCCATGTACAATACCTCTCACATTGTGGCAGTCAGAGGGGTGGCCTTATCACTAACCTATGTTAGTTATGCAAACCATCCTTTATGCCACTGTTGGGGACGGGTCCAGAGGGGACTGTTTAGATGAAGTGCCTCAACATTGATCGTGAATATATAGGTTATGATCGCAGACGATCACTCACGCGCACACTACTTAAATATGGCCTTGGTTTGATGCTCACTTGTAGGAGTAGGTAGCCTCATCACCAAGATAAATTGGCTATGCTGTTTGATGTCTTACTGTTTGCATTGCAATCAATTTTATATTCCTACTTTCACAACTACACTatttttttaaaagtttttttaATTTATGGTCCACTGCATGAAAATCAGTCAGATTATTAAGTCACTTTATTCATAATCCAACATATTATCCACATGTACAATCCAACATGTACTATATCCACATGATATatagaaccagtcaaaagtttggacacacctactcattcaagggtttttctttatttttaatattttctacattgtagaataatagtgaagacatcaaaactatgaaatgacacattcaatcatgtagtaacccaaaaagtgttaaacaaatccaaatatattttagattcttcgaagtagccaccctttgccttgatgacagctttgcacactcttggcattctctcaaccatcttcacctggaatgcttttccaacagtcttgaaggagtttccacatgctgagcacttgttggctgcttttccttcactctgcggtccaatttatcccaaaccatctcaattgagttgaggttgggggattatGGA
This genomic interval from Oncorhynchus clarkii lewisi isolate Uvic-CL-2024 chromosome 18, UVic_Ocla_1.0, whole genome shotgun sequence contains the following:
- the LOC139373228 gene encoding ras-related protein ralB-B-like; amino-acid sequence: MSTGKSKNQSSLVLHKVIMVGSGGVGKSALTLQFMYDEFVEDYEPTKADSYRKKVVLDGEEVQIDILDTAGQEDYAAIRDNYFRSGEGFLLVFSITEHESFTATSEFREQIMRVKAENDTIPLLVVGNKSDLEDRRQVSLDEVRAKAEEWGVQYVETSAKTRANVDKVFFDLMREVRKKKMSESKDKGGKEGKIKKAFKCCLL